A portion of the Flavobacterium limnophilum genome contains these proteins:
- a CDS encoding DNA/RNA non-specific endonuclease — translation MNKTKPVSNAIALQKLRKNFWSVFSFCIITAVLFGLVSAFDLLPEDSKNQKRSQNQQNQPFDFLPSSTTNQIIKHDYYTLSYSEKHEQAEWVAYELKKSYVKNSDYKRPYFIEDPKVKTGSADWRNYKKSGYDKGHLCPAGDMEFALNAYNDTFFTSNISPQIHNFNGGIWNRLEQKVRYWATKYDGIYVITGGVLQPTLKTIGKEKVSVPNYFYKILLDNSNGQYRMIAFLVPSKKSDKAIYDFVVSVDTVEKMTGIDFFPKLNDKAENSLEKNSDYKAWSFN, via the coding sequence ATGAATAAAACAAAACCTGTATCAAATGCTATTGCGCTCCAGAAATTAAGAAAAAATTTCTGGAGCGTTTTTAGTTTTTGCATAATTACGGCAGTCCTTTTTGGATTGGTTTCGGCCTTCGATTTGTTACCTGAAGATTCTAAAAACCAAAAGAGGAGTCAAAATCAACAAAATCAACCTTTTGATTTCCTGCCTTCATCAACTACAAACCAAATCATTAAACACGATTATTACACTTTGTCCTATAGCGAAAAACACGAACAGGCAGAATGGGTAGCCTATGAATTGAAGAAAAGTTACGTAAAAAATAGTGACTATAAAAGGCCTTATTTTATTGAAGACCCAAAGGTAAAAACAGGTTCGGCCGACTGGCGAAATTATAAAAAATCAGGTTATGACAAAGGGCATCTCTGCCCCGCCGGAGATATGGAATTTGCTCTCAACGCATATAACGACACTTTTTTTACTTCAAATATTTCGCCACAAATTCATAACTTTAACGGTGGAATCTGGAACAGATTGGAACAAAAAGTTCGTTATTGGGCAACCAAATATGATGGAATTTACGTGATTACTGGTGGGGTTTTACAACCTACTCTCAAAACAATCGGCAAAGAAAAAGTTTCTGTTCCCAATTATTTTTACAAAATCTTGTTGGACAATTCCAATGGACAATACCGAATGATTGCGTTTTTGGTTCCGAGCAAAAAAAGCGACAAGGCAATTTATGATTTCGTGGTTTCTGTTGACACTGTCGAAAAAATGACGGGAATTGATTTCTTTCCAAAATTGAATGACAAAGCCGAAAACAGTTTAGAGAAAAACAGCGATTATAAAGCTTGGAGTTTTAATTAA
- a CDS encoding carboxy terminal-processing peptidase, which yields MNTIIDFMKRNYKIILAVVLLSATLFAFRNNSTQSVNSEKDKMLLELLTFVIEKGHYSPAAIDDTFSKGIYKDYIQALDPSKRFFLQSDIDEFSKFETQLDNQLLNKDLTFFNLTYNRLIKRMEEGKNLYKDILSTPFDYTIEETFNTDYEKEPYAKNIGELKEKWRKQLKLSTLSSLTDRLKIQENKEKGIVDKDAKSSSDVLKSAEFNDDLNYSKNDKSSDGKPKTYEELEKITRESSLKSLNEYFGFMKELTRDDWFSIYVNSITARFDPHTNYFPPEEKERFDVSISGKFEGIGARLQKKNDFTEITELISGGPAWRGKQLEAGDVIMKVAQGNGEPLDIVGMRLDDVVKKIKGPKGSEVRLTVKKVDGSIKTISIIRDIVEIEETYAKSSVVERNGVKYGVIYLPKFYIDFENADGRDAGKDIAAEVESLKKAGVNGIVLDVRDDGGGSLSTVVDIAGLFIEQGPIVQIKSADRKKEVLYDRDKKIEWNGPLVIMVNSFSASASEILAAAIQDYKRGIILGSKQTYGKGTVQNVIDLNKFVRSSSTGDLGALKTTTQKFYRINGGSTQLEGVSSDIVMPDKYAYLKMGERDGDSAMPWDKIDPAPYTTWKNNANFDKAIAESKKRIAQNPQFKLIEENAKWIDQRSKENVYSLKMDEFKKNQSAIEETNKKFKAITDYDYHLKFTSLPQENEAMKKDASLKEKRERWHESLSKDIYVEEALNVLDDLQDEPVIKKSVPPVAMKKQKLVKS from the coding sequence ATGAATACTATTATTGACTTTATGAAAAGAAATTATAAAATAATTCTTGCCGTGGTTTTACTTTCGGCGACCTTGTTTGCATTTAGAAATAATTCCACCCAAAGCGTCAATTCTGAAAAGGACAAAATGCTTTTGGAATTATTGACTTTTGTAATAGAGAAAGGCCACTATAGTCCAGCTGCAATTGACGACACTTTTTCTAAAGGCATATATAAAGACTATATCCAGGCATTGGATCCGTCCAAAAGATTTTTCCTGCAATCAGACATCGACGAGTTTTCAAAATTTGAAACCCAACTTGACAATCAATTATTGAACAAAGACTTGACTTTTTTCAATCTTACTTACAACCGTTTGATTAAGAGAATGGAAGAAGGCAAAAATTTATATAAAGATATTTTAAGCACTCCTTTTGATTATACCATTGAGGAAACTTTCAATACGGATTATGAAAAAGAGCCTTATGCCAAAAATATAGGGGAATTAAAAGAAAAATGGCGTAAACAACTAAAGTTGTCAACCCTTTCCTCATTGACCGATCGCTTGAAAATCCAGGAAAACAAAGAAAAAGGGATTGTGGACAAAGATGCCAAAAGCAGTTCCGACGTGTTAAAATCTGCTGAATTTAACGATGATTTAAACTATTCGAAAAATGACAAATCATCAGACGGAAAACCAAAAACTTATGAGGAATTAGAAAAAATAACCCGTGAAAGTTCCTTGAAATCATTGAACGAATATTTTGGTTTTATGAAGGAATTAACCCGAGACGATTGGTTTTCCATCTATGTGAACTCCATTACGGCAAGATTTGACCCACACACCAATTATTTTCCACCCGAAGAAAAAGAACGTTTCGATGTAAGCATCAGCGGAAAATTCGAAGGAATTGGGGCGCGTCTTCAAAAGAAAAATGACTTTACCGAAATCACCGAACTTATTTCCGGAGGACCAGCCTGGAGAGGAAAACAGCTGGAAGCAGGCGATGTAATCATGAAAGTAGCCCAAGGAAATGGCGAACCTCTTGACATTGTTGGAATGCGTCTGGACGATGTTGTCAAAAAAATTAAAGGACCAAAAGGCTCCGAAGTTCGCCTTACCGTTAAGAAAGTGGACGGTTCCATCAAAACTATTTCTATCATAAGAGATATTGTAGAAATTGAAGAAACTTACGCAAAATCAAGCGTGGTGGAAAGAAATGGAGTGAAATACGGGGTGATTTATTTGCCTAAATTCTACATTGATTTTGAAAATGCCGATGGTCGAGATGCCGGAAAAGATATTGCCGCCGAAGTAGAATCCTTGAAAAAAGCGGGTGTAAACGGAATTGTATTAGACGTTCGTGACGATGGAGGAGGTTCGCTTTCGACAGTTGTGGACATCGCCGGGTTATTTATCGAGCAAGGACCAATTGTACAAATCAAATCGGCTGATAGAAAAAAAGAAGTTTTGTATGACAGGGACAAAAAAATCGAATGGAATGGGCCATTGGTAATTATGGTCAATAGTTTTTCTGCCTCGGCTTCAGAGATTTTGGCAGCAGCCATTCAAGACTATAAAAGAGGAATTATCTTGGGCAGTAAACAAACTTATGGTAAAGGAACGGTTCAAAACGTTATTGATTTGAATAAATTTGTTCGCAGCAGCAGCACTGGAGATTTAGGCGCCTTAAAAACAACTACCCAGAAATTTTATAGAATAAACGGAGGTTCAACCCAACTGGAAGGCGTGAGCAGTGATATTGTCATGCCGGACAAATATGCCTATCTAAAAATGGGAGAACGTGATGGTGATTCTGCAATGCCATGGGATAAAATAGACCCTGCACCATATACCACTTGGAAAAACAATGCCAATTTTGACAAAGCAATTGCCGAAAGCAAAAAAAGAATCGCACAGAATCCACAGTTTAAATTAATCGAAGAAAATGCAAAATGGATTGACCAAAGAAGCAAAGAAAACGTATATAGCTTAAAAATGGATGAATTTAAAAAGAACCAATCAGCTATAGAAGAAACCAATAAAAAATTCAAGGCGATAACAGATTATGATTATCACTTAAAGTTTACATCTTTGCCTCAAGAAAATGAAGCGATGAAAAAAGATGCATCTCTCAAAGAAAAGAGAGAGAGATGGCACGAAAGTTTATCTAAAGACATCTATGTTGAAGAAGCTTTAAATGTCTTGGATGATTTACAAGACGAGCCTGTCATCAAAAAAAGTGTTCCACCAGTAGCAATGAAAAAACAAAAATTAGTTAAATCATAG
- the surE gene encoding 5'/3'-nucleotidase SurE → MQKDKPLILVTNDDGISAPGIRALIAVMAEIGNVVVVAPDSPQSATGHAITINDTLYINKISKENDLIAEYSCSGTPVDSVKLAVNEVIKRKPDLCVSGINHGSNSSINVIYSGTMSAAVEAGIEGIPAIGFSLLDYDWNADFEPIKSFIRTITLEVLEKGLPESVVLNVNFPKLGEKEIKGIKICRQAKALWMEKFDKRKTPQGRDYYWLTGEFVNQDHGEDTDEWALANGYISVVPVQFDLTAHHAIQQLNTWKWNE, encoded by the coding sequence ATGCAAAAAGACAAACCTTTAATCTTGGTGACCAATGACGACGGGATTTCGGCTCCCGGAATTCGAGCATTAATTGCCGTAATGGCAGAAATAGGCAATGTTGTGGTCGTAGCTCCGGATAGTCCTCAAAGTGCAACGGGACATGCCATTACAATAAACGACACCTTGTATATCAATAAAATTTCCAAAGAAAATGATCTCATTGCCGAATACAGTTGTTCTGGAACTCCTGTTGATTCCGTAAAATTGGCAGTCAACGAAGTCATTAAACGAAAGCCTGATTTGTGCGTTTCTGGAATTAATCATGGTTCCAATTCGTCGATTAACGTGATATATTCAGGAACGATGAGTGCGGCCGTTGAAGCTGGAATTGAAGGAATTCCCGCTATTGGTTTTTCATTGCTGGATTATGATTGGAATGCCGATTTTGAACCCATCAAATCTTTTATCCGAACCATTACTTTGGAAGTTTTGGAAAAAGGACTGCCAGAAAGTGTGGTTTTGAACGTGAATTTCCCCAAATTAGGTGAAAAAGAAATTAAAGGAATAAAAATCTGCCGCCAAGCAAAAGCACTTTGGATGGAAAAATTCGACAAGCGAAAAACACCTCAAGGCAGAGATTATTATTGGTTAACGGGTGAATTTGTAAATCAAGACCATGGCGAAGATACCGATGAATGGGCACTTGCCAATGGTTATATTTCGGTAGTGCCAGTGCAGTTTGATTTAACGGCACATCACGCCATACAACAACTTAACACCTGGAAATGGAATGAGTAA